A stretch of the Candidatus Woesearchaeota archaeon genome encodes the following:
- a CDS encoding DUF1653 domain-containing protein, which yields MEELKIGKYKHFKGEIVEVLYVAHHSETLEDFVVYKTLYENKAFGKGSIWIRPKKMFLESIERDGKVMKRFEFLK from the coding sequence ATGGAGGAATTAAAAATTGGAAAATATAAACATTTCAAAGGGGAGATCGTTGAAGTTTTATATGTTGCGCATCATAGTGAGACTTTAGAAGATTTTGTTGTGTATAAGACTTTATATGAAAATAAAGCTTTTGGCAAAGGTTCTATTTGGATTCGTCCTAAAAAAATGTTTTTGGAATCTATTGAAAGAGATGGAAAAGTTATGAAGCGTTTTGAATTCCTTAAATAA
- a CDS encoding HIT family protein, whose product MADYKSEDDQGNCIFCKIASGEIKPRGNGIIFENNNYLAWLSPFPNTKGFSVVIPKKHFDSDVLKMPKEDLNEFISVSKKVASILENYFDDVGRVGLIMEGTGVNHAHIKLFPMHGTEYMKRGEWKQFHSNNDSYFEKYEGFISSNDGPQADFNKIEDLAEKIRKINS is encoded by the coding sequence ATGGCCGATTACAAATCAGAAGATGATCAAGGCAACTGTATTTTCTGTAAAATTGCTTCTGGCGAAATAAAGCCAAGAGGCAACGGAATTATTTTTGAAAATAATAATTATTTAGCTTGGCTTTCTCCGTTTCCAAACACGAAAGGTTTTTCGGTTGTTATTCCTAAAAAACACTTTGATAGCGATGTTCTTAAAATGCCAAAAGAAGACCTAAATGAATTTATTAGTGTTTCAAAAAAAGTTGCAAGTATATTAGAAAACTATTTTGATGATGTCGGCAGAGTTGGATTAATCATGGAGGGAACAGGTGTTAACCATGCACATATTAAGTTGTTTCCTATGCATGGAACTGAGTATATGAAGAGGGGCGAGTGGAAACAGTTTCATAGCAATAATGATTCTTATTTTGAAAAGTATGAAGGTTTTATTAGTTCTAATGATGGTCCGCAGGCTGATTTTAATAAAATTGAAGATTTAGCTGAAAAGATTAGAAAAATCAATTCTTGA
- a CDS encoding transcription initiation factor IIB — MSKYVKKCPECGSVNLLWNKDKGEIICRDCGLVLEEKMVDFDQEWREMDSEAAARRRRTGAPMSYTQFDQGLGTEVGTKADFYKLGGKEKNKFFRLRKWQQRISTAIERNLKLALAELKRVSSYLKLPSSVEEEASRIYTLAVQKGLVRGRSMESVVAGALYAACRRHDVPRTLDELSEASSVEKKEIGRTYRFITRELGIKILPSNPSDYIARFASSLKLSPEAQTKSIEIIEEAQGVELTSGRGPTGIAAAALYVAALINGEKRTQREVADVAGVTEVTIRNRYKELLDKLDLEKEIKKTKKRNA; from the coding sequence TGGAATAAAGATAAAGGCGAAATCATTTGCAGAGATTGCGGTTTAGTTCTTGAAGAAAAAATGGTTGATTTCGATCAGGAATGGAGAGAAATGGATTCTGAGGCTGCAGCTAGAAGAAGAAGAACTGGCGCACCTATGTCATATACTCAATTTGATCAGGGATTAGGTACAGAAGTAGGCACTAAAGCTGATTTTTATAAGCTAGGTGGTAAGGAGAAAAATAAGTTTTTTAGACTAAGAAAGTGGCAACAAAGAATAAGTACCGCTATAGAGCGAAATCTTAAATTAGCTTTGGCCGAACTTAAAAGAGTTTCTTCTTATTTGAAACTTCCTAGCAGTGTTGAAGAAGAGGCTTCTAGAATTTATACTTTAGCAGTTCAGAAAGGACTTGTAAGAGGAAGAAGTATGGAAAGTGTCGTTGCAGGAGCTTTATATGCTGCTTGCAGAAGACATGATGTTCCTAGAACTCTTGATGAATTAAGCGAAGCTAGTTCTGTTGAAAAAAAGGAAATTGGAAGAACATATAGGTTTATAACAAGAGAATTAGGCATTAAAATATTGCCGAGCAATCCTTCAGATTACATTGCAAGATTTGCGTCTTCTTTAAAGTTAAGTCCTGAGGCTCAAACTAAGAGTATTGAGATAATAGAGGAAGCTCAAGGTGTTGAGCTTACAAGTGGAAGAGGACCTACAGGCATTGCAGCAGCAGCATTATACGTTGCAGCTTTAATAAATGGAGAAAAAAGAACCCAAAGAGAAGTTGCTGATGTTGCAGGAGTTACTGAAGTTACAATTAGAAATAGATATAAAGAGCTTTTAGATAAGCTTGATTTAGAAAAAGAGATTAAAAAAACTAAGAAAAGAAATGCTTAG